The following coding sequences lie in one Zingiber officinale cultivar Zhangliang chromosome 2B, Zo_v1.1, whole genome shotgun sequence genomic window:
- the LOC122045446 gene encoding ATP-citrate synthase alpha chain protein 3 — translation MARKKIREYDSKRLLKEHLKRHAGIDLRIRSAQVTEETDFNELANVEPWLSSEKLVVKPDMLFGKRGKSGLVALNLDLAQAAQFVKERLGKEVEMEGCRAPITTFIIEPFVPHDQEYYLSIVSERLGCTISFSECGGIEIEENWDKVKTVYLPTEKPMTADACAPLIATLQLEVRGTIGDFIRGVFTVFQDLDFSFIEMNPFTLVNGEPYPLDMRGELDDTAAFKNFKKWGNIEFPLPFGRVLSPTEKFVHKLDEKTSASLKFTVLNSQGRIWTMVAGGGASVIYADTVGDLGYASELGNYAEYSGAPNEDEVLQYARVVLDCATANPDGRKRALLIGGGIANFTDVAATFNGIIRALKEKESKLKAARMNIFVRRGGPNYQTGLAKMRKLGEELGIPLEVYGPEATMTGICKQAIDCITAAA, via the exons ATGGCGAGGAAGAAGATCCGGGAGTACGATTCCAAGCGGCTCCTCAAGGAGCACCTCAAGCGTCACGCAGGCATAGATCTACGGATCCGCTCCGCTCAG GTGACGGAAGAGACGGACTTCAATGAGTTGGCAAACGTGGAACCGTGGCTTTCGTCGGAGAAATTGGTCGTGAAGCCGGACATGCTGTTTGGAAAGCGGGGGAAGAGCGGTTTGGTAGCTCTCAATTTAGATCTAGCTCAGGCGGCCCAGTTTGTGAAGGAACGCCTGGGAAAGGAG GTTGAGATGGAAGGATGCAGGGCGCCTATTACCACATTTATTATTGAGCCATTTGTTCCCCATGATCAAGAGTACTATCTCTCCATTGTGTCTGAAAGGCTGGGTTGCACAATCAGCTTCTCAGAGTGTGGAGGCATTGAAATAGAGGAGAACTGGGACAAAGTTAAGACAGTTTATCTTCCTACAGAGAAGCCCATGACAGCTGATGCGTGTGCTCCATTGATTGCAACCCTTCAGCTGGAG GTGCGAGGGACAATAGGAGATTTCATAAGGGGGGTCTTTACTGTGTTCCAAG ATTTGGATTTCAGTTTTATAGAGATGAACCCTTTTACTTTGGTAAACGGTGAACCATACCCACTGGATATGCGAGGAGAACTGGATGACACTGCTGCCTTCAAGAACTTCAAAAA GTGGGGAAACATTGAATTTCCTCTTCCTTTCGGTAGAGTACTGAGCCCCACAGAGAAGTTTGTTCACAAACTTGACGAGAAG ACCAGTGCTTCCTTGAAGTTCACTGTGTTAAATTCCCAAGGACGTATTTGGACGATGGTGGCTGGTGGTGGTGCTAGCGTCATTTATGCTGATACG GTTGGAGATTTGGGCTATGCATCTGAACTCGGTAACTACGCAGAGTACAGTGGTGCTCCAAATGAAGATGAGGTCCTTCAGTATGCTCGagttgtccttgat TGTGCAACTGCAAACCCAGACGGTCGCAAGAGAGCACTTCTCATTGGAGGGGGTATAGCAAACTTCACTGATGTCGCTGCTACATTCAATGGCATCATCCGGGCCCTGAAGGAGAAG GAATCGAAACTAAAGGCTGCAAGGATGAACATTTTTGTTCGAAGAGGTGGTCCAAATTATCAGACCGGTCTGGCGAAAATGAGGAAACTGGGCGAGGAGCTTGGGATTCCGCTTGAG GTTTACGGTCCAGAAGCAACGATGACTGGAATTTGCAAACAAGCTATTGATTGCATCACGGCCGCTGCATGA